The genomic interval GCTTATCAACCATGGATATTTAATAAACCATACGGGTCCTGACAACCGGTTTTATTCAATAACACTGAAAGGCTATTCTATAATAGGCAATAAAAGGGAAGATAACTCCCCCACACAGTCAGGCAAAGTGGAAGCACTTACAGAAAACTCTGATAAGTTCTACCGGCTCCATGCACTTCAAATTAAGTACTGGCTAAAAACACCACTTCCGGCAGAGAATATACACATAATTTCATTCAAGGACCATCCAACGCATTTAAGGAATCTAAGAAACCATTCCGATTTAATAGTCGAATTTAAGGATTTCAACGTAACTGTTTCCACAAGGGCAATAAAGTTTACAAACCTCGAGGTAAGGATGCCCTATAAAGAGGTTAACGATCCTCAAATCCTGTTAACAAAAGCCATGGCTCTAATTGAACCGGAAGTTGAGCATATAGAGTCACTTCTGTCAAAGCACATTCCAGGATTAAAATTACAAAGGCTGGCAAACAATGTCCTTGATGCTGTAGTAACCAGGGGTGAAATAGCAATTGAAAACGATGAACTGGCCATTAATGTGGGCAAAATCCAGAAAGATACCGGGGAAAAGTTAAGAATTTATGATCCGGATGATGGCAAAATT from Ferroplasma acidiphilum carries:
- a CDS encoding helix-turn-helix domain-containing protein; protein product: MRIFNPGPEYSQIISYLLTGKSAREIGRIMGYKSGGTVSKKIKRLINHGYLINHTGPDNRFYSITLKGYSIIGNKREDNSPTQSGKVEALTENSDKFYRLHALQIKYWLKTPLPAENIHIISFKDHPTHLRNLRNHSDLIVEFKDFNVTVSTRAIKFTNLEVRMPYKEVNDPQILLTKAMALIEPEVEHIESLLSKHIPGLKLQRLANNVLDAVVTRGEIAIENDELAINVGKIQKDTGEKLRIYDPDDGKISEIVDFSKGPAEFESVHPKKLIENLEIYKQFLDDLNSGKFYDRINKIVEVQEKTMQIQEKQEEIQKNAFSQFDERINEHLNLVNNLATQFFHALDELKNYMMR